The Candidatus Desulfofervidus auxilii DNA segment TTGAATTCTTTAAATTCTTCAAGACTAAACACCTTTTGGATAGCGATTTTATTTAAATAAAATTTAATTATTTCCTTTTCTTCTGGGTCTAAGACTTGTTTTTCTATATTTTCCAAAAGCTGATTAAATTTTTTTAAATGTAGCTTCATTTCATGATTTTTTTAAAAAATTATAAAGAATAGTCAAGTACCCAAAATCCGCGATTGATTTTTGGATAAAATTCCAACCTGCCTGCAGGCAGGCGGGCCTGCCCCGACGGCCGTGTCTGCCCCTGCCCGCAGACAGGCGGGGGCAGACAGGTTTGTGGGTTTTCTTTTAAAGTTATCACGGATTTTGGAGTCTTTATCCTGCCTCCAATGTCATTTTTATGTGGGTAAATTTTTTTCAATGACTTTTGAAATAAAAAGGTTGACTTTTTCTTAATACTATGATAATCAGAGGAATAATTTTTCAATGAAAAAGGAGCTAAAGGAGTTTTTTCGTGAGTTTGCCAAGCTGGGTGCATATACTACTCAGATTGGAGTGGCAATTGTATGTGCCACTTTTATTGGGCTTGCAATTGGGTACTATTTGGACAAATGGTTAAAGTTAAATTGGCCATTTCCTCACTTTTTGCTAGTGCTTTTTTTAATCTTTGGAGTAATTGCTGGTTTCAGAAGTGTATTTATTATAATGAAACGCATAGAGCGGGAGGAGAAGAAAAAGGGAATTTGATGTTAGAAGACAATTTTAACAGTATCCCAGCCAATCTAAAAAGGAGAAATTGGATAATTTTGGGTTTTTTACTTCTTGGCTCTGTTCCCTTTCTTTCTTGGCGTTTTAGTATGGGTGTATTGATAGGTGGTGTCTTAGTTAACCTAAACTTCCATTTTTTACATCAGACATTAGTAAAGACCCTTATGGTAACTAAGACAAAGGAAGGTGTGGTTGCAAAGTATTTATTTCGCCTCCTTATAACAGGAATAGTCATTTTAGTGGTGCTTATTAAGAACTGGGTGAATATATTTGGTTTACTATTAGGGCTTTCAGTAGTAGTAATCAATTTAACCTATTTAGCCCTGAAGGAAACAAAGGGAATAGTTTTAAAATAGGAGGTAGCAATGGAACATCCAATTTTGTTTATGACAGTATTATTTGAAAAAATAGGCCTGGGGGCATTCGCCCATCACTACCCTCAGGTCATAAATAGCTGGTTGGCAATGATTATCTTAATTGTCCTTGCTTTCCTAGTAAAACCCAAAATTGATCCCTTTCATCCTCCAAGGTCTCAAGTAATTTGGGAAACAATCATTAAAGGAATAGAAGACTTCACTGTAGATATCACAGGGGAAGAAGGAAGACCCTATTATCCACTTGTAGCGAC contains these protein-coding regions:
- a CDS encoding ATP synthase subunit I encodes the protein MLEDNFNSIPANLKRRNWIILGFLLLGSVPFLSWRFSMGVLIGGVLVNLNFHFLHQTLVKTLMVTKTKEGVVAKYLFRLLITGIVILVVLIKNWVNIFGLLLGLSVVVINLTYLALKETKGIVLK
- a CDS encoding AtpZ/AtpI family protein → MKKELKEFFREFAKLGAYTTQIGVAIVCATFIGLAIGYYLDKWLKLNWPFPHFLLVLFLIFGVIAGFRSVFIIMKRIEREEKKKGI